One Vibrio sp. 16 genomic window carries:
- the nusB gene encoding transcription antitermination factor NusB, which yields MGASVKPAARRNARRFALQAIYSWQITKENVATIEEQFLSGGKYDEEEHHASEPALSTPDTDVAYFRDLLTGVVLSHTELDSKIRPYTARPMQDLDMMELALLRLAMYEMTRREDVPYKVVINEAIELAKVFAAEESHKFVNGVLDKAAPHVRKK from the coding sequence ATGGGGGCCAGTGTGAAACCAGCCGCACGTCGTAATGCACGTCGATTTGCTCTACAAGCAATCTACTCTTGGCAAATTACTAAAGAAAATGTTGCTACGATTGAGGAGCAGTTTTTGTCAGGTGGCAAGTATGATGAAGAAGAACATCATGCCTCAGAGCCTGCACTTTCTACTCCAGACACAGACGTTGCATACTTCCGTGACCTACTAACAGGTGTTGTGCTAAGTCACACAGAGCTTGATAGCAAGATTCGTCCGTATACAGCGCGTCCAATGCAAGATTTGGACATGATGGAGTTAGCATTGCTTCGTCTAGCGATGTACGAAATGACACGTCGTGAAGATGTGCCTTACAAAGTGGTGATCAACGAAGCGATTGAACTTGCAAAAGTGTTCGCTGCAGAAGAGAGCCACAAGTTCGTGAATGGTGTACTTGATAAAGCGGCACCACACGTTCGTAAGAAGTAA
- the pgpA gene encoding phosphatidylglycerophosphatase A, whose protein sequence is MANPLSLISLKNPWHLLATGFGSGLSPIIPGTMGTLAAIPFYLLLVQLPLPLYLVVVAAACVVGVKICQVTSDDMRVHDHGSIVWDEFAGFWITMLVVPLFNLSATDWKWLLTGFVLFRFFDMVKPWPIGWLDKRVHGGLGIMLDDIVAGVMAGVVLYTVGKYAGWLG, encoded by the coding sequence ATGGCAAACCCTTTATCTCTTATTTCTCTGAAAAATCCGTGGCATTTATTGGCGACAGGGTTTGGCAGTGGCTTATCCCCAATCATACCTGGCACTATGGGAACGTTAGCTGCGATCCCCTTTTATTTATTGCTAGTGCAACTGCCTTTACCCCTTTACCTTGTCGTTGTTGCGGCCGCTTGTGTGGTTGGCGTTAAAATTTGTCAGGTCACCTCCGACGATATGCGGGTTCATGATCATGGCTCGATTGTTTGGGATGAGTTTGCTGGCTTTTGGATTACGATGCTGGTTGTGCCACTGTTTAACCTCTCGGCGACAGACTGGAAATGGTTATTAACCGGATTTGTGTTGTTCCGTTTCTTCGATATGGTGAAGCCTTGGCCAATTGGTTGGCTCGATAAACGAGTCCACGGCGGGCTAGGGATTATGCTCGATGATATCGTTGCTGGGGTGATGGCAGGCGTTGTCCTTTACACTGTAGGCAAGTACGCAGGTTGGTTAGGGTAA
- the thiL gene encoding thiamine-phosphate kinase, producing the protein MSGEFNLIEKYFVGRQKQRNDVLLAAGDDCALVQVPLGLSVAISTDTLVAGTHFLTGADPALVAHKALASNISDLAAMGATPAWVSFALTMPEPDEAWLAPFCESFFSLADYFGIQLIGGDTTKGPLSLTLTVQGLVNPEKALRRNGARVGDRIYVTGNLGDSKAGLDVILSAQQEDKPYASELEQRHYLSSPRVLVGQALLGLASSAIDISDGLISDLKHILKRSNVGASIDVSTLPVSNELVQFLGSAEQAQQYALSSGEEYELCFTVPEQNLGAIESALAHCGTQITCIGQIRPEGMFDIHSQGKALDWTLSGYDHFN; encoded by the coding sequence ATGTCAGGTGAATTTAATCTCATTGAAAAATACTTCGTCGGCCGTCAAAAGCAGCGCAACGATGTTTTGCTCGCCGCTGGTGACGATTGCGCCTTAGTTCAAGTACCTCTAGGTTTGTCAGTGGCTATCAGCACAGATACCTTAGTCGCGGGAACACACTTCTTGACAGGCGCCGATCCCGCTTTGGTAGCGCATAAAGCGTTGGCTTCTAATATTAGCGATTTAGCTGCGATGGGGGCGACCCCTGCCTGGGTTTCGTTCGCATTAACCATGCCTGAGCCAGATGAGGCATGGCTCGCACCATTTTGTGAGTCGTTTTTTTCACTCGCTGACTACTTTGGTATCCAGTTGATTGGCGGTGACACAACGAAAGGCCCACTTAGCTTGACCTTAACGGTTCAAGGGCTAGTGAATCCTGAAAAAGCGCTGCGTCGCAACGGTGCTAGGGTTGGCGACCGTATCTATGTCACGGGGAATCTTGGCGACAGCAAAGCCGGACTGGATGTGATCTTGTCTGCTCAGCAGGAAGATAAGCCTTATGCATCTGAGTTAGAGCAGCGACATTACCTATCGTCTCCAAGGGTGTTAGTTGGTCAAGCTCTATTGGGGCTGGCAAGCTCAGCCATCGATATTTCGGATGGCTTAATATCCGATTTAAAACACATTTTAAAACGTTCTAATGTTGGCGCGAGTATTGACGTATCAACGCTTCCTGTTTCTAATGAGTTGGTTCAGTTTCTAGGTAGTGCTGAACAAGCGCAGCAGTACGCATTGTCGAGTGGCGAAGAATACGAACTGTGTTTTACCGTCCCTGAGCAAAACCTAGGTGCTATTGAGAGTGCACTCGCGCATTGCGGCACTCAGATTACCTGTATTGGTCAAATTCGCCCAGAAGGTATGTTTGATATTCACTCTCAAGGTAAAGCGCTCGATTGGACGCTTTCAGGTTACGATCATTTCAACTAG
- the glnD gene encoding bifunctional uridylyltransferase/uridylyl-removing protein GlnD translates to MPFQSPLTFDDQQITISELKAQLEKFADYQKTEFLTHHPVTDLVLGRAEYIDLLLNRLWQHFGFSELPNISLVAVGGYGRGELHPLSDIDILVVSRKTLPESLAAKVSEFITLLWDLRLEVGHAVRSVEECATIGREDLTVATNLQESRLLCGCEDTFHQLKMVIHSESFWPSEVFYKAKIKEQKDRHARYHDTTYNLEPDIKSTPGGLRDIHTLSWIARRHFGATSLLEMSRYGFLTDAEYRELVECQDFLWRVRFALHIELKRYDNRLTFAHQAQVAESLGFSGEGNRGVEMMMKEFYRTLRRVAELNKMLLKLFDQAILENGVEAEPEVLSDDFQRRGHLIEARKPALFQARPETILDMFLHIANDSTIEGVAPPTMRQLRTARRRLNKFLHTIPEAREKFLELCRHPNALHKAFSLMHKLGVLAAYLPQWSQIVGQMQFDLFHVYTVDEHSIRLLKHINTFSYAKNHDKHPICCEVYPRIQKKELLIIAAIFHDIGKGRGGDHSVIGEGEAYDFCIEHGLSKPEAKLVAWLVRHHLLMSVTAQRRDIYDPEVITEFAKQVRDEEYLEYLVCLTVADICATNPELWNSWKRTLLAELFYSTQRALRRGLENPVDVRERIRHNQQLASALLRKEGFNAREIEVLWQRFKADYFLRHTHKQIAWHCMHLLRHEDHSQPLILISKKATRGGTEVFVYSKDQHALFATVVAELDRRNFNVHDAQVMTSKDGYVLDTFMVLDQHGEVVDESRHKAVIKHLTHVLQDGRPTKIKTRRVPRNLQHFTVKTQVDFLPTKSKKRTLMEFVALDTPGLLATVGATFADLHVHLHAAKITTIGERAEDLFIITSENGGKLTVQEENQLRELLVSNVAELAP, encoded by the coding sequence ATGCCTTTTCAATCCCCGCTGACGTTCGATGATCAGCAAATCACCATCAGTGAACTCAAAGCCCAATTAGAAAAATTTGCTGACTACCAAAAAACGGAATTTTTAACTCATCATCCGGTCACCGATCTAGTGCTAGGGCGAGCTGAGTACATTGACCTGCTACTCAACCGCTTATGGCAACATTTTGGTTTTTCCGAGCTGCCTAATATCAGTTTGGTCGCCGTCGGGGGGTATGGCCGAGGAGAGCTTCATCCTCTTTCCGATATTGATATTTTGGTTGTGTCACGCAAAACATTGCCAGAATCTCTTGCGGCCAAAGTCAGTGAGTTTATTACGTTACTTTGGGATCTTAGATTGGAAGTGGGTCATGCGGTTCGCAGTGTAGAAGAGTGCGCGACTATCGGCCGGGAAGATTTAACCGTTGCCACAAACTTACAAGAATCTCGTTTACTTTGTGGCTGTGAAGATACCTTCCACCAGCTAAAAATGGTGATTCACTCGGAATCGTTTTGGCCAAGTGAAGTCTTCTACAAAGCGAAGATTAAAGAGCAAAAAGATCGTCATGCTCGCTATCACGACACCACCTACAACCTAGAGCCCGATATCAAATCCACACCAGGGGGACTTCGCGATATCCACACCCTAAGTTGGATTGCCCGTCGACATTTCGGCGCAACGTCACTCCTTGAGATGAGTCGTTACGGCTTTTTAACCGATGCTGAATACCGAGAGTTGGTTGAATGCCAAGATTTCTTGTGGCGCGTGCGTTTTGCTCTGCATATCGAACTCAAACGTTACGACAACCGCCTAACCTTCGCTCATCAGGCTCAGGTGGCCGAAAGCTTAGGCTTTAGCGGCGAAGGCAATCGTGGCGTCGAGATGATGATGAAAGAGTTCTACCGAACGCTACGCCGTGTCGCAGAGTTAAACAAAATGCTTCTCAAGCTGTTCGATCAAGCCATCTTGGAGAATGGCGTCGAAGCTGAACCAGAAGTGCTAAGTGACGACTTTCAACGCCGAGGTCACTTGATTGAAGCGCGTAAACCTGCCCTATTCCAAGCTCGCCCTGAAACGATTCTCGACATGTTCTTACATATCGCCAACGATTCAACCATTGAAGGGGTTGCGCCTCCAACCATGCGCCAACTTCGAACCGCAAGGCGTCGTTTGAACAAGTTCCTACATACGATTCCCGAAGCTCGCGAAAAGTTTTTAGAGCTGTGCCGCCACCCAAATGCTCTGCACAAAGCTTTCAGTTTGATGCATAAGTTGGGGGTCCTTGCCGCTTACTTGCCACAGTGGAGCCAAATTGTCGGCCAGATGCAGTTTGACCTCTTCCATGTATACACGGTTGATGAACACAGTATTCGCTTACTCAAACACATCAACACCTTTAGCTACGCGAAAAATCACGATAAGCATCCGATCTGCTGTGAAGTCTACCCAAGAATTCAAAAGAAAGAATTGCTGATCATTGCCGCTATTTTCCATGATATCGGTAAAGGGCGTGGGGGTGATCACTCTGTGATTGGTGAAGGGGAAGCTTATGACTTCTGCATTGAGCACGGGCTTTCTAAACCTGAAGCTAAGCTTGTGGCTTGGCTAGTACGTCATCACTTATTAATGTCCGTCACAGCGCAAAGACGCGATATCTACGACCCAGAGGTGATCACAGAGTTTGCCAAACAGGTTCGCGATGAAGAATATCTAGAGTACCTCGTCTGCCTTACTGTCGCCGATATTTGTGCCACCAACCCAGAGTTATGGAACAGTTGGAAACGCACCTTATTGGCAGAACTTTTCTACTCAACCCAACGAGCGCTGCGCCGCGGACTAGAGAACCCTGTGGATGTGCGTGAGCGTATTCGTCACAACCAACAATTGGCTTCCGCTCTACTGCGCAAAGAGGGGTTCAACGCACGTGAAATCGAAGTGCTATGGCAACGCTTCAAAGCGGACTACTTCCTACGACACACACACAAACAGATCGCATGGCACTGTATGCATCTTCTTCGCCACGAAGATCACTCTCAGCCTCTCATCCTGATTTCTAAGAAAGCGACCCGTGGGGGCACCGAAGTGTTCGTCTACAGCAAAGACCAACATGCGCTGTTTGCTACTGTGGTCGCTGAGTTGGATAGACGTAACTTTAACGTTCACGATGCGCAAGTTATGACCAGCAAAGACGGTTATGTTCTCGATACTTTCATGGTGTTGGATCAACATGGTGAAGTCGTCGACGAGAGTCGCCACAAAGCGGTCATTAAACACCTCACTCACGTTTTGCAAGATGGACGCCCGACCAAAATCAAAACTCGCCGCGTCCCTCGTAATTTGCAGCACTTTACCGTCAAAACTCAGGTCGATTTTCTGCCAACGAAAAGTAAAAAGCGTACCTTAATGGAGTTTGTTGCATTGGATACTCCAGGCTTATTGGCGACTGTCGGTGCAACCTTCGCTGACCTTCATGTTCACTTACACGCAGCCAAAATCACGACCATAGGTGAACGCGCAGAAGATTTATTCATCATTACGAGTGAAAACGGTGGAAAATTAACCGTTCAAGAAGAAAACCAATTAAGGGAGCTATTAGTGAGCAATGTGGCAGAATTAGCACCTTAA
- a CDS encoding DUF3461 family protein, which yields MFPHLTGLGIHEPKQIERYSLRQEAHKDVLKIYFRKQKGELFAKSVKFKYPRQVKNVLVDSGSHKYKEVTEINRNLTLVIDELNKITKPETSAELDVKEKILSDLRHLEKVVSSKIAEIEADLDKLK from the coding sequence ATGTTTCCACACCTCACTGGTTTAGGGATTCACGAACCTAAACAGATTGAGCGCTATTCACTCCGTCAAGAAGCGCATAAGGATGTGTTGAAAATCTATTTTCGTAAGCAAAAAGGAGAGCTGTTTGCGAAAAGCGTTAAGTTTAAATACCCGAGACAGGTGAAAAATGTCTTGGTTGACAGCGGCAGTCACAAATACAAAGAAGTGACAGAAATCAACCGCAACTTAACCTTGGTTATTGATGAACTGAATAAAATCACTAAGCCAGAAACATCTGCAGAGTTGGATGTAAAAGAGAAAATCTTGTCTGACTTGCGTCATCTAGAGAAGGTGGTTTCAAGTAAGATCGCTGAGATCGAGGCGGATCTGGATAAACTGAAGTAG